GCGAACGCCGCTGCAAGCGGAGAAAATGCTACTGCAGCAGGAACAACGACCGCAAATGAGACAAACGCCACTACCGGATCTGCTCCTGGTGCGACCGCTGGTTCCCCAACAGCCGGGGCAACAGTCACCAAAGTTTCAATAGTTCTGGGCTCGTCTACTCCCACCAATGGCGAGTATTACGTACCTGCAGAAGTCAAAACGGCGGTAGGGAGCATGGTGACTTGGACCAACAACGACAACGTGCCGCACACCGTGACGTCGGGCAAGGTAATAGACAATACGCCTACTCCTGACAAGGTGTTTGATTCTGGCATTATGAATGCTGGCGCCAGCTATCCATACGTCTTTGAAAAGGCGGGCGCGTATGACTATTACTGCATGTTGCACCCGTACATGGTCGGCAAGGTAACGGTCAGCTGACAGACGCAGACGGCCCGCAAAAAAGCATAGCCCTTTCAGCAGCCCATCTTCAAGAGCTGGAGCAGCTTGCAAGGATGTCCATGCCAAACGAGTCGTGCGCCTTTCTTCTTGGCAGCGGGCAGGACAAGATTGTAATAGCCGAGATACTGCCGGTGAAAAACGCCCATGCGACGTACGCGTCGTTTGAGATACCGCCGGACGATCTACTAAAGGCCTACGATTATGCCGAGCGCGCCGGCCTGCAGGTTGCCGGCATATTCCACTCGCACCCGTCGTCGCCCTCGCCTTCCCGGACCGACGTGTGCTTTATGGAGATAAACCCTGTCGTGTGGGTCATCTACTCGACCACTGAGGGCAGGTTTGCCGCATGGGTGTTTGAGGAAAGTGTCCGAGAAGTGGATATGGTGTAAAAAGAAAGAAAGGAAGACTAGGGCGTCAGCCTGTCAGTGTCCCTTGGGTAAAGGACCACGTCGCGCACGTTCTGCGAGCCTGTCAGCACCATCATCAGCCTGTCGTAGCCAAGGCCCCACCCAGAGTGCGGGGGCATGCCCCAGTCAAACGCCTTGAGGTGCTCGGAAAAGCTTGCTGGGTTCAGGCCCTGCTCGACAAGCCTG
The sequence above is drawn from the Nitrososphaera viennensis EN76 genome and encodes:
- a CDS encoding Mov34/MPN/PAD-1 family protein; amino-acid sequence: MALSAAHLQELEQLARMSMPNESCAFLLGSGQDKIVIAEILPVKNAHATYASFEIPPDDLLKAYDYAERAGLQVAGIFHSHPSSPSPSRTDVCFMEINPVVWVIYSTTEGRFAAWVFEESVREVDMV